A single Nocardioides bizhenqiangii DNA region contains:
- a CDS encoding S1C family serine protease codes for MNDGPENDPGATPAPGSAVPEQTQPIGGQRPAAERWAPPGQGPVTPASVPAASAPPPGPPPTSPPSGYPPPPPTQVLAPAHAPSGHRLERARPPGWMWPFVALLALVVGAGSGILGAIAYSSWDDDSDEPGASSPSNVDYSDLTTQPPLQKPGSVARVAQEVLPSTVQIIAELDGVEAGATGSGFVLDDQGHIITNNHVVADAAENDGPIEIVDQDGNRQNATVVGRSPVYDLAVLHVAGAEDLKPASLGRSRTLRVGEPVVAIGAPLGLSSTVTSGIVSALNRPVTTGSTADDSSYINAVQTDAAINPGNSGGPLVNLQGQVVGVNSAIATNGGGSIDDEAGNIGVGFAIPVEQVVITADQILENGEAQYPVIGARVQTGGPAEFDGATVDEVIPDSPAQDAGLQNGDLITHVNGDRVTDGIALIVAIRTHQPGETIEFTIRRDGDEQTIQVTLDGEVG; via the coding sequence GTGAACGACGGACCCGAGAACGACCCCGGCGCGACGCCCGCGCCCGGGTCGGCCGTGCCGGAGCAGACCCAGCCGATCGGTGGCCAACGGCCGGCTGCGGAGCGCTGGGCGCCGCCCGGTCAGGGTCCGGTCACCCCCGCCTCCGTCCCCGCTGCGTCCGCACCGCCCCCCGGGCCGCCCCCGACCAGCCCTCCGTCGGGCTACCCGCCGCCGCCTCCGACCCAGGTACTGGCGCCGGCCCACGCGCCCTCCGGGCATCGCCTCGAGCGTGCTCGACCCCCGGGTTGGATGTGGCCGTTCGTCGCGCTGCTCGCGCTCGTCGTCGGCGCCGGCAGCGGCATCCTTGGCGCCATCGCCTACTCCTCGTGGGACGACGACTCCGACGAGCCGGGTGCGTCGTCGCCGAGCAACGTCGACTACTCCGACCTGACGACGCAGCCCCCGCTGCAGAAGCCGGGATCGGTCGCCCGGGTGGCACAGGAGGTGCTCCCCAGCACGGTCCAGATCATCGCCGAGCTCGACGGTGTCGAGGCGGGTGCGACCGGATCCGGCTTCGTGCTCGACGACCAGGGACACATCATCACCAACAACCACGTCGTCGCCGATGCCGCGGAGAACGACGGACCGATCGAGATCGTCGACCAGGACGGCAACCGGCAGAACGCGACCGTCGTCGGGCGCAGTCCCGTCTACGACCTGGCCGTCCTCCACGTCGCCGGTGCGGAGGACCTCAAGCCGGCCTCCCTCGGCCGGTCCCGGACCTTGCGCGTCGGCGAGCCCGTCGTCGCGATCGGTGCCCCGCTCGGCCTGAGCTCCACAGTGACGTCGGGCATCGTGAGCGCGCTGAACCGACCCGTGACGACGGGCAGCACCGCCGACGACTCGTCGTACATCAACGCGGTGCAGACCGACGCGGCGATCAACCCCGGCAACTCGGGCGGGCCGCTCGTCAACCTCCAGGGCCAGGTGGTGGGCGTCAACTCCGCGATCGCGACCAACGGCGGCGGCAGCATCGACGACGAGGCCGGCAACATCGGCGTGGGCTTCGCGATCCCGGTCGAGCAGGTGGTGATCACCGCCGACCAGATCCTGGAGAACGGCGAGGCGCAGTACCCCGTCATCGGCGCCCGGGTGCAGACCGGTGGTCCGGCGGAGTTCGACGGCGCGACCGTCGACGAGGTGATCCCCGACTCGCCCGCCCAGGACGCCGGCCTCCAGAACGGCGACCTGATCACCCACGTCAACGGCGACCGCGTCACCGACGGCATCGCCCTGATCGTGGCGATCCGCACCCACCAGCCCGGCGAGACCATCGAGTTCACCATCAGGCGCGACGGCGACGAGCAGACCATCCAGGTCACGCTCGACGGTGAGGTCGGGTAG
- a CDS encoding HNH endonuclease signature motif containing protein, with product MDLGTAPLFDLTAPAADQVAEPVVRTRSQELLASIKQRRTVIADQEIATVREIAEWAGEHVVADDAADVATLTERGLDTGLPLAGPGAPLISDFAVMELSALLGRSLDSGRNYVGQVLELAHRLPKTWTRLLDGQVPVWKALRVADATRLLPADAVGFVDAHLAPFAHGATWAQVDRLVEEALVRYDPAAAEDRRRESRDHRHVHTGLDRVGYNGTAQVDATLDAADALDLEHAIARRAKLAGQLGDTDTLDVRRAKALGEIAREDLVLDLEVADPDTGEITRVVPGRKTELTLHLSATDQTVGRFGNTRTPISVEQVKEWLNTPHTSVVVRPVVDLAGHQPVDSYEIPDRIRRQVTGRDHHCGFPYCTKPAEACDLDHITPHAGGGPTCACNLSPACRGHHRYKTSGQATYRMLSPGTYHWTLPTGTYLVDPTGTHQLTATPPPED from the coding sequence ATGGATCTCGGGACCGCGCCCCTCTTCGACCTCACCGCCCCCGCGGCGGACCAGGTCGCCGAGCCCGTGGTCCGCACCCGGTCCCAGGAGCTGCTGGCCAGCATCAAGCAGCGCCGCACGGTCATTGCCGACCAGGAGATCGCCACCGTCCGCGAGATCGCCGAATGGGCCGGCGAGCACGTCGTGGCCGACGACGCGGCGGATGTGGCGACGTTGACCGAGCGGGGTCTGGACACCGGGCTCCCGCTCGCCGGGCCCGGCGCGCCCCTGATCAGTGACTTCGCGGTGATGGAGCTCTCCGCGTTGTTGGGGCGGTCGCTGGACTCGGGTCGCAACTACGTCGGCCAGGTCCTCGAGCTCGCCCACCGCCTCCCCAAGACCTGGACCCGCCTCCTCGACGGCCAGGTCCCGGTGTGGAAAGCACTCCGGGTCGCCGACGCCACCCGCCTCCTCCCCGCCGATGCTGTCGGGTTCGTCGACGCCCACCTGGCACCGTTCGCCCACGGGGCCACCTGGGCGCAGGTCGACCGGCTGGTCGAGGAAGCCCTGGTCCGCTACGACCCCGCCGCGGCCGAAGACCGCCGGCGGGAGTCCCGGGACCACCGACACGTCCACACCGGCCTGGACCGGGTCGGCTACAACGGCACCGCCCAGGTCGACGCCACCCTGGACGCCGCCGATGCCCTCGACCTCGAACACGCCATCGCCCGCCGCGCCAAGCTCGCCGGCCAGCTCGGCGACACCGACACCCTGGACGTCCGGCGGGCCAAGGCGCTCGGTGAGATCGCCCGGGAGGACCTGGTCCTCGACCTCGAGGTCGCCGACCCCGACACCGGGGAGATCACCCGGGTCGTCCCCGGCCGGAAGACCGAGCTCACGCTCCACCTCTCCGCCACCGACCAGACCGTGGGCCGGTTCGGCAACACCCGCACCCCCATCTCGGTGGAGCAGGTCAAGGAATGGCTCAACACCCCCCACACCAGCGTGGTCGTGCGGCCGGTGGTCGACCTCGCCGGCCACCAACCGGTCGACTCCTATGAGATCCCCGACCGGATCCGCCGCCAGGTCACCGGACGCGACCACCACTGCGGCTTCCCCTACTGCACCAAACCCGCCGAAGCCTGCGACCTCGACCACATCACCCCCCACGCCGGCGGCGGGCCGACCTGCGCCTGCAACCTCTCCCCGGCCTGCCGCGGCCACCACCGGTACAAAACCTCGGGCCAAGCGACCTACCGGATGCTCAGCCCCGGCACCTACCACTGGACCCTCCCCACCGGGACCTACCTGGTCGACCCCACCGGCACCCACCAACTCACCGCCACACCACCGCCCGAGGACTAG
- a CDS encoding helix-turn-helix domain-containing protein, with product MADPLRFLTLTEVAEVLNTSSAQVYAMVRRGELPAIKIGGRGQWRVERDRLEEYIAAAYKATEEYVEAHPFVESEQSE from the coding sequence ATGGCCGACCCGTTGCGGTTCCTCACGCTCACCGAGGTCGCCGAGGTGCTCAACACCTCGTCGGCGCAGGTCTACGCGATGGTGCGCCGCGGAGAGCTGCCCGCGATCAAGATCGGTGGCCGCGGTCAGTGGCGGGTCGAGAGGGACAGGCTCGAGGAGTACATCGCGGCCGCCTACAAGGCCACCGAGGAGTACGTCGAGGCGCACCCCTTCGTCGAGTCCGAACAGTCGGAGTAG